Below is a window of Clostridium sp. JN-1 DNA.
ATAGGCTTAACCTCAAAGTATTTTATTATCATATGTTCAAGTGAATACATAATATTGGGAACAACCGATGATATTATGACTCCTTCTACATCAGAAATATGAAGTTTGTTATGTGAAAATAATTGTATAACTTGAATGCCATATTCATCTGCAGTCCTTTTTGAATCAGTAGATAATCTCCAATCAGCAATAAGTTTTTTATCCTTGTAAACTCCCAAAACAATATTCGTATTACCTACATCTAAAACTAAAATCACCAAATACACCACCTTTTATACATAAAACATAAAATTTTTATTATATACATAATTAAAGAGCAGCCCTTAAAGCTGCCCCACAGTTGCTCAATACATTATTGTAGTTTATCAGTTTAATTTTATCAGCTGATTTTTATTTGTCAAGTTAGCTTATAAATTCTTTTTATTATTAGTTTTTTCCATAAACCTGTCGCTATTAACTATGTATCTTGAATGTTTTCCTTCTCCTACCTTATCTTTTTCATCCCAAACTTCAACTTTAAAGGTCAATTCCTTATTATCTACTTTAGTTAAAATAGCTTCACATCTTACTTTCATTCCAATTGGGGTAGACTTTAAATGTTTTACATTAAGTTCTATACCAACTGTAGTGTAACCACATGGAAGATGTAGATCAACACAACTTCTCGAAGTTTCCTCCATAAGAGCTATCATAGCCGGTGTCGCAAATACATCTAAAACACCTGAGCCCATTTTGCTAGCAAGATCATTTTCTGTAACTTTCATCTCTTTAGCAGATGTCATTCCTTCTTTTAAATTAAATTCCATTGTATCATCTCACTTCATTTAAATTTTTTTACAATTGTAAAAATATATAATAATTATATCATTAATATGTAACTTTTAATATGTTTTTATAATATAAACCTTTAACCATTTAAGCTGCCTACTTAGCCAAAAACTTGACTTTGACAAAGATATTGCAAATGAAAATTAGCCTGAGAAAACCCAGGCTAATTAAGCTCATCATATGTAAACTTTTAATTATTTATGCATTGGCATCAGCATTAACAAATACTTCTTCAAATTCATTAGCTTCAAGCTTTTCCTTTTCAAGAAGAGCTTTTGCAACAGCATGAAGCTTAGATACATTTTCAGTAAGAAGTTTTTCTGCTTTCTTATATCCATCGTCTATAAGTTTCTTTATTTCTCTATCTATTTCAAATGCAACTTCCTCACTGAAATTTCTTCCTTTTCCTAAATCTCTACCTAAAAATACTTCATCATGTCCAGATCCAAAGGCTATAGGTCCAAGATCACTCATACCATAATCCATAACCATTTTTTTAGCTATAGTAGTTGCTCTTTCAATATCGTTCTTTGCTCCCGTACTTATATCTCCTATAATAACTTTTTCTGCAACTCTTCCTCCAAGCAGTCCTACTATTTCATCTTCTAATTTAGTCTTTGACATATATGAACTATCTTTTTCAGGAAGATGCATAGTATATCCTCCTGCCATTCCTCTTGGAATTATACTTATCTGATGAACAGGATCTGCAGTAGGAAGAAGCCTCATAACTACAGCATGCCCTGCTTCATGATATGCTGTAATCCTTCTATCCTCTTCATCTATAACCCTACTCTTCTTTTCTGGTCCTGCTATAACCCTAGTTACAGCTTCTTCAAGTTCATCCATACCTATTTTCTGTTTCTCTTTTCTAACAGCTAGCAGTGCTGATTCATTCATTAAATTCTCGAGGTCAGCTCCTGTAAACCCTGGTGTTCTCTTAGCTAATACATCTAATTTTACTTCTTCAGCCAGCGGCTTGTTTTTTGAATGTACTTTTAAAATCTCTTCTCTACCTCTAACATCTGGAGCTCCTACTAGTATCTGCCTATCGAATCTTCCAGGTCTTAATAATGCTGGATCCAATATATCTGGTCTATTTGTTGCAGCTATCATTATAATACCTTCATTTGCACCAAATCCATCCATCTCTACTAAGAGTTGATTTAACGTTTGCTCTCTTTCATCATGTCCGCCGCCAAGTCCAGCACCTCTTTGTCTTCCAACTGCATCTATTTCATCTATAAATACTATACATGGTGAATTTTTCTTTGCTTGATCAAATAAATCTCTTACCCTGGATGCACCTACACCTACAAACATTTCAACAAAATCTGAACCTGATATACTGAAGAATGGTACACCAGCCTCACCTGCTATAGCCTTTGCTAACAAAGTTTTACCTGTTCCTGGTGGGCCAACAAGTAAAACTCCTTTAGGAATTCTAGCACCCATTTCAATATACTTCTTTGGCTGTTTCAAGAAATCAACTATTTCTGCGAGTTCAGCTTTTTCTTCGTCGGCTCCAGCAACATCAGCAAATGTCACCTTTTTCTTGTTCTCTGGTGCTGCCATCTTAGCCCGACTCTTTCCGAAATTCATTACACTCCTGTTTCCACCACCGCCTTGTGATTGCTGCATGAACATAAACCAAAAGGCTACAAGTATAAGTATTAAAAGCACCGTTGGTAAGTACTGCACCCACATAGGTATAGTTGCAGGCTTATCATATACTTCCTTAACATCTCCATTCTTAGGATGTTCCCCTATAAATTGGAACAATCTTTCTGAAGGAACTACTGTCTCGTATTGTGTACCATCTTTTAATGTACCTACTACAGTCATTTTATCTTCTTTCACCTGAAAACTTTTTACATTATTTCCTAACCAATCTTTTTGAAATTGATCGAAATTTATGGTTGTTGCATTTTCATTAGTTCTTACAAGCATCGTAGCTGCAAGAATTACTAATACAAATACTATAACCCAGGCCGTTGCGCTTGAAATTTTTTTCATTACAGGCCCCCCTCTCTTTCTAGTTTTATACTGTAAAAATTGTATCATAATGAATATTTCTTTACAATGAATTAATAATAATTATTTGTAAACTTCCTCTTTTAGCACTCCTATATAAGGTAAGTTCCTATACTTTTCTGAGTAATCCAGCCCATATCCAACTAAGAAATAATCTGGTACTCTAAATCCAATATACTTTACATCAAGTATTTTTTTTCTCCTATCAGGTTTGTTCAAAAGGCAAGCTATTTGTATGCTTGCTGGTTTTCTACCTTTTAGGTAATCAATTAAATATGATAAAGTAACTCCTGAATCTATTATATCTTCTACAATCAAAACATCCTTTCCTTCTATTTCAAAATCTAAATCCTTCAAAATTCTAACTACTCCTGAAGTTTTACTAGCGCTGCCATAACTAGAAACTGCCATAAAATCCATAGTACATGGAATATCAATTTCTTTTAACAAATCTGCCATAAATGGAACAGATCCTTTTAATATTCCAACGAGAATTAAATCTTTTCCCCTATAATCCTCACTTATTTTTTTACCTAATTCTCTTTCTTTTTCTCTTAATTGTTTTTCTGTAAATAATACTTCTTTTATATCATCCTTCATTTGATACATTCTTTTGTTCTCTCCCTTTAATCTTTATTTGTAAAATATTTTTTGTATTTTCAGTTACTTTAAATACCTCGCTTATTCTATAACCAACAATCCATGAAATCTCATTGTTAAAGCATATTATAGGAATTTTTTCTCTTTGATCTTTTATTACCTTTTCATCAATGAAAAAATCCTTTAATTTTTTACTTCCATTCATACCTAGAGGAATAAATCTATCTCCATTTTTTTTATGTCTTAATACAATTTCACCTCTTATTTTATCATAATTAAAGTATTTAATTAGTTCGCTGCTATTTAGATTTTCAATATCTTCATTTTTTACTAAGTTTAATTCTACAATTAGATTTTCTTCTTTTAACTCATTAACTCCCATGCTAAGTTTATATTCTCTATTGACCTTTTTATCAGTATCATTTCTTACTTTATATATGTAAATATCACCATAGTTGTTTATAATTTTTATATTGCCTGGTAAATTTAAAGTTTTTCCCGTAGAAGTACTTTGAATACTTAGTATCTGATAGATATGTGATTTATCAAGGTTATATAAATTACCACACAAATTATAAATTGCAAGGCGTATGATCCTAGTTACAATAGCCTTGTGTTCAACAAATGCCCCTTTAGATATTATAACCTTTTCTTCATTTATATCACAATATTTTTTAAATTTTTCTTTAGAAGTAAGATCTAAATAATCGTTATCTACCTTTATGGTATCAGATAATCTATTTAAGGTTTTTATTATATCCTCATTAAAATTCTTTTGTATATATGGTATTAATTCTAACCTTATCTTATTTCTAGAATAAATGGTTTCTAAATTTGTCTTGTCTATTCTAGGATTTAAATCATTCAAAATACAATAGTTCTCTATTTGGCTTCTAGTTATATTTATAAGTGGTCTTACAAATATCTTATCTCTAACAGGCCTTATTCCAACTAATCCATCAAGACCTGTTCCTCTCATTATTCTCATAAGTATAGTTTCAGCTTGATCATTTGCATTATGTGCAATTGCTATCTTCTGAGCATTTAGCTCTTTTTTTAATTCATAGAAAAAGTCATATCTAGCCTTCCTTCCTGCACTTTCACATGATATATTTTTATCTTTAGATAACTTATTTACATCAACTTTTCTGGATCTAAATTCTATATTTAATTTATTACAAAATCCTTTTACATATTCCTCATCCATGTCAGCTTCTCTTCCACGCAGACAGTGATTCAAATGTGCTGCATAGATAGTTATACCTAACTTTTCTCTTAATTTATACAAACAATGTAAAAGACATATAGAATCTGGTCCGCCAGAAACAGCAGCTATTACCTTATCCCCTTTATCAAACATTGAGTACTTAACTATATTA
It encodes the following:
- a CDS encoding thioesterase family protein, translated to MEFNLKEGMTSAKEMKVTENDLASKMGSGVLDVFATPAMIALMEETSRSCVDLHLPCGYTTVGIELNVKHLKSTPIGMKVRCEAILTKVDNKELTFKVEVWDEKDKVGEGKHSRYIVNSDRFMEKTNNKKNL
- the ftsH gene encoding ATP-dependent zinc metalloprotease FtsH, translating into MKKISSATAWVIVFVLVILAATMLVRTNENATTINFDQFQKDWLGNNVKSFQVKEDKMTVVGTLKDGTQYETVVPSERLFQFIGEHPKNGDVKEVYDKPATIPMWVQYLPTVLLILILVAFWFMFMQQSQGGGGNRSVMNFGKSRAKMAAPENKKKVTFADVAGADEEKAELAEIVDFLKQPKKYIEMGARIPKGVLLVGPPGTGKTLLAKAIAGEAGVPFFSISGSDFVEMFVGVGASRVRDLFDQAKKNSPCIVFIDEIDAVGRQRGAGLGGGHDEREQTLNQLLVEMDGFGANEGIIMIAATNRPDILDPALLRPGRFDRQILVGAPDVRGREEILKVHSKNKPLAEEVKLDVLAKRTPGFTGADLENLMNESALLAVRKEKQKIGMDELEEAVTRVIAGPEKKSRVIDEEDRRITAYHEAGHAVVMRLLPTADPVHQISIIPRGMAGGYTMHLPEKDSSYMSKTKLEDEIVGLLGGRVAEKVIIGDISTGAKNDIERATTIAKKMVMDYGMSDLGPIAFGSGHDEVFLGRDLGKGRNFSEEVAFEIDREIKKLIDDGYKKAEKLLTENVSKLHAVAKALLEKEKLEANEFEEVFVNADANA
- the hpt gene encoding hypoxanthine phosphoribosyltransferase is translated as MYQMKDDIKEVLFTEKQLREKERELGKKISEDYRGKDLILVGILKGSVPFMADLLKEIDIPCTMDFMAVSSYGSASKTSGVVRILKDLDFEIEGKDVLIVEDIIDSGVTLSYLIDYLKGRKPASIQIACLLNKPDRRKKILDVKYIGFRVPDYFLVGYGLDYSEKYRNLPYIGVLKEEVYK
- the tilS gene encoding tRNA lysidine(34) synthetase TilS, coding for MIDKVFDNIVKYSMFDKGDKVIAAVSGGPDSICLLHCLYKLREKLGITIYAAHLNHCLRGREADMDEEYVKGFCNKLNIEFRSRKVDVNKLSKDKNISCESAGRKARYDFFYELKKELNAQKIAIAHNANDQAETILMRIMRGTGLDGLVGIRPVRDKIFVRPLINITRSQIENYCILNDLNPRIDKTNLETIYSRNKIRLELIPYIQKNFNEDIIKTLNRLSDTIKVDNDYLDLTSKEKFKKYCDINEEKVIISKGAFVEHKAIVTRIIRLAIYNLCGNLYNLDKSHIYQILSIQSTSTGKTLNLPGNIKIINNYGDIYIYKVRNDTDKKVNREYKLSMGVNELKEENLIVELNLVKNEDIENLNSSELIKYFNYDKIRGEIVLRHKKNGDRFIPLGMNGSKKLKDFFIDEKVIKDQREKIPIICFNNEISWIVGYRISEVFKVTENTKNILQIKIKGREQKNVSNEG